GATTATTAGCTAACATAAACtaattttatctaaaaatgGTTTAGACATGAATTTTCATACGTCTTTTCGGATATTTGGGTTTGCATTATAATTTTAACTCTGTAACTAAAACTTTTGTCAAAATAAGAACTTGTAGTTGCAAATGTTAGAGCATGAGCATTGGTGAACTCCTCTTTGGGGTTCAccaacattttttattattttttcgtgGGTCCATGAACAGTTATGAACTCGGATATGCTGTTTTCTGCATTAGTGAACCCGAAGAAGGAGTtcataggaataaaataataatattaattttttaaaaaaaaatttaaaatattcagaaaagatgaatgaaatattaaaacatattattaaaattatgaaaacattttattcaatacattaaaAGTACATTACATAAATGAGAAATTTTTCTAACATACATaacttatttattcattttCGTCACCGAACTTTTGCCatatattttccattaaatcagctttcaaacgaGCATGCTTCTCTGGATCTCGAACTTCTCTGCGCATGCCTAACATATCACCGACATGAATACTTTCTCTCCTAGTCACCGTCGAACTTCTGCTTGATTCTCCTGACTCGAACTCAGAAGTATCAATTTGAGCGTATCCGTGTCGTTCgttctctactatcatattgtgcaatatgacacaagtTCTCATGATCTTTCCTATCTTCTCCTTGTCCCATTGTAGAGCTGGGTTTTTAACAATTGCAAACCTcgattgcaatactccaaaagcccgttcgacatcttttctggcGGATTCTTGCTTTTCTGCAAATTTCTcggctttaggaccttgaggaagtgggatggattggataaatgttgaccagtttggataaattccgtcagtaagatagtaggccatacgataagtgtggttgttgaccttgaacttaactttaggtgctcgaccatgtaagatgtcatcaaaaacaggtgaccgatcaagaacattgatatcgttgagggtacctggtaagccgaaaaatgcgtgccatatccaaagatcttgtgatgccacggcttctaagacaattgtcggctttcctgaaccacgtgtgaactgacctttccaagccgttgggcagtttttccactcccaatgcatgcAGTCGATGCTGCCTATCATCCCCGGAAACCCCCGTACCTCTCCAACATCGAGTAAGCGTTGAAGATCCTCGGCTGTAGGTTTTCGTAGATACTCTTCTCCAAACAATTGTATTATTGCATCAGTGAAATTTGCCAAACACAAACGTGATGTACtgtcaccaagtcggagatattcgtcatatgtatctcccgattgaccatatgccagcatacgtatagctgccgtacacttttgCCAGCATACGTATAGCTGCGTCTTTACtgagatggagatggagatggagagCGTCTTTACTGAGATGGAGATGGAGCGCGTCTTTACtgagatggagatggagatggcTTCATCGTTTGACTGAGTGAtagaggagaagagaagaggttTATCTTTTTAGATACATAAATAGAGAGGTGCATAGAAAGCGAGGTGCATAGAAAGCTATTCTTAGAGAGGTGCATAGAAAGAGAGTTCATACATCGACATTATATAGAGAGTTTAGAAAATGAGATAAGAGCATCCGTGATACAAGTTCAGAACATATTACATCGGTGATACATATTATGTGTACCCAGAAACAAAATGGTACACTTTCCCGTGACTAAAGTCAAACTACCCGTGAAACAAACAGCCAGCAAACATCCAACACCCGTGAGCTCCAACACCCGTGACCTCCAAACCGTCACCTGCACTCCCTGTCCTGCAAAAGAAAAGCAAACAGATTCAAGCAAGTACACTAAAAGAGATTCAATAAAGCTTAACATGTTAACAAGCTCAATTATTCAATCAAGTAAAGAAAAgagattaaagatatagaacatATTCACAACCTAAGCCAATCAACCTAAACAGAATCTAGACCTCTAATATTCAAGCAAATTCAAGGCACTCACCAAATCATATCATTTCCGAGATTAGTTTTTTCTTAAGACACACTTCTTCATCAGAAAGTGTGTCTTCATTCTTGCCAAGGAGACGCTCAAGTATCTTCTGTTTGGAAATGCTATTTTTCATAGCTAGCATACTCTGAACTTGATCATAAGCGTGTTCATTCCCGTGCTTCTTGCGTTTCGCCGTGGTTTAGGTTGGGTTTGTTGTTTATATGTTTCTGTGTTTGGAGTGGCGGATTTGCTATGTTTATAAACTAGTTTGTGAACAATTAAACAAACTCTACCTACCAAACATTCATTACAAAAGCCATTAGAAGTTGTTACAAGCAGTAACTACACATCAAATCACTCACCAAAATTAACTACAGCTTAGTACTATCGAACATTCATAACAGCAACCAACAACCagaatataattaatgataCCTACTTTTAAGTTCTACTTAGACATCTAGTTATCGTTGTAGTTTAAGGTTTGGTTACGTGTTAATATGTTTGTGTGTTCAAGTTGGTTTTTTCCACGGTTAAACAAGTTAGCTtcgtattttaaaattctacttCTAGTTCTActtttaaatatacattaacaATTTCGAACAGACATAAAGCAATCAAGTTTTTCAAACAGGCAATTGCAAACAACCTCTACAGTTATGTCGACTCTTACCTTTGCTTTTCATTCGAAGCAAACCTTCTCCAGGTCAGCCACCTGTCCAGAGAGGATTTGTACCTGTTCCTGGACatggaaacataaaaaaaaaagtgttagtCACGCTTAAAGAAGtacataactaaaatcaaacatGTAAGAGGAATGAAACAGAAAAGAAAGTTCACTAACCTCCAGAGTCTCAATCTGTTTAGTGACTTTCCACATCCCCCTCATGACGTCTTCAGCCTCCACCACCCGCTTAGTCAACCTCTCGATCTCCTCCTGCACACCTATCACCCAAGGCTGACGATAATGGAACCCATCAGCCTTGGTTAcaacattaaaaaatatcagAGACTTGTACTTGATGAAACCCATAAACGATAATCAAACCGGAAAAAAGATAACCTCGTGGTTTATGCAGGTGAA
The Brassica napus cultivar Da-Ae chromosome A1, Da-Ae, whole genome shotgun sequence DNA segment above includes these coding regions:
- the LOC125576439 gene encoding putative nuclease HARBI1, with the translated sequence MLAYGQSGDTYDEYLRLGDSTSRLCLANFTDAIIQLFGEEYLRKPTAEDLQRLLDVGEVRGFPGMIGSIDCMHWEWKNCPTAWKGQFTRGSGKPTIVLEAVASQDLWIWHAFFGLPGTLNDINVLDRSPVFDDILHGRAPKVKFKVNNHTYRMAYYLTDGIYPNWSTFIQSIPLPQGPKAEKFAEKQESARKDVERAFGVLQSRFAIVKNPALQWDKEKIGKIMRTCVILHNMIVENERHGYAQIDTSEFESGESSRSSTVTRRESIHVGDMLGMRREVRDPEKHARLKADLMENIWQKFGDENE
- the LOC111215232 gene encoding uncharacterized protein LOC111215232 isoform X2, yielding MDPGEEKRNSKRQIDNNNMLGFVADSEYGIPRKCPCGGRIIDEVRRKDDYDTNPGKRFFTCINHEADGFHYRQPWVIGVQEEIERLTKRVVEAEDVMRGMWKVTKQIETLEEQVQILSGQVADLEKVCFE
- the LOC111215232 gene encoding uncharacterized protein LOC111215232 isoform X1; this translates as MDPGEEKRNSKRQIDNNNMLGFVADSEYGIPRKCPCGGRIIDEVRRKDDYDTNPGKRFFTCINHEADGFHYRQPWVIGVQEEIERLTKRVVEAEDVMRGMWKVTKQIETLEVSELSFLFHSSYMFDFSYVLL